Proteins from a single region of Funiculus sociatus GB2-C1:
- a CDS encoding choice-of-anchor Y domain-containing protein, protein MADLYFSEYVEGSSNNKALEIYNGTGAAIDLEAAGYAIDIYSNGSPTPIHTFNLTGTVANSDVFVFALNNGTNPAIIAQADQLDTNQFNWYNGDDAIVLRKNTTIIDVIGQIGVDPGTEWGTGLTSTQDNTLTRNRSVTAGDTNPNDAFNPTAEWQGFLVNTFNGLGSYYATPVLNNSGSVTLPAINEDIPDPNNIGTKLFDLISGLVTDVNNDPQGIAVTGVDNSNGIWQYSLDGGSNWTKFGAVSDTNATVLGWTSLYTSQVGTAPSSQRLTFANLSGAIQTVGSGATTLTSLANSNIYTGYTTSSFTLDRTKGYTINFSVKINTEDHSPASAQKNPSQDSIADRAGFSIIAISSDGQKGIEIGFWDNEIWVQDDGVTPGNGSIFTHTVNSAERYFGSTTTLKDYSLSVLGNNYTLYANGTQILSGLLRDYTAFVGSIDPYETPNFIFLGDDTTSASASFDLTRVAVQVAEPRIRFVPNANYNGTTPNITFRAWDGTDGIVSGTTEVNASVNGGTTPFSSASETATITVNPINDAPTFVAGGNQNAIAGSGLQTVAGWASNFNPGATESTQSVDSYIVNVTSNSGIFATPPAIDPLTGNLTYTPTATIGTATTATVQVQVKDNGGTANGGVDTSVAQTFQITVNPGTPTVSIQAIDADAAEAGANTGTYQITRTGNTTGNLTVKFAVSNNSATSGDYTLTDSNGKAIAISNGIATVTLLDGQASFNITLSAVDDIQAEAAETLKLDLVADAAYAIASSQNTATVTIQQNDTVVINANDSGEGSLRQAIINANALIGTDTIGFQIGSGLQTITPLSALPTITDSVIIDGTTQPGFSGTPIIQLSGSGTGTGLEITAGNSTVRGLIFNGFQNGIELSAGGNNVIAGNFIGTNAVGNTAAGNSAWGVFINGSSNNIIGGTTAGTRNIISGNSVGLFVTGSGNQIQGNYIGTDVTGNVDLGNSADGISIQGTNNIIGGTTTDARNVISGNNQNGVSISQASSTGNQILGNYIGTNAAGTADLGNTLNGVEIQYVSNNIIGGTAAGAGNVISGNNSNGIWITGSTATGNQVQGNYIGTQADGSSALGNTFRGVWLTDANDNIIGGTAAGTGNAIAFNGQEGVLVSSGIGNAILGNSIFSNTNLGIDLGSIGVTANDVGDGDAGANNLQNFPLLTSAVLNGVNTTVTGTFNSNPNATFRLEFFSNTALDASGNGEGKTFLGFTNVTTDASGNGSFTANLATTVALGNFITATATNSNNTSEFSTGIPVTTLVSINAIDATAAESGTDTGIYQITRTGTTGNLTVNLAVDGSSSASGNDYTLSSGGLSVVIPDGKSFVNVTLTAVDGNLPELEETLRLNLAIGAGYTIDTDNDNATVAIASNDTIQYAIITASPAPPTLNEGDADKQTVTFTVTRSGGIGVASTVDYAIGGTATSGTDYNNILVNGEGAALSGTINFAAGEETKTIELDVLGDTTFELDENISVTLSNPNLTDAPASSKITTAIAQVTVEDDDNQPTISINDVSGTEGNNDTTNATFTISLSDASSETVTVNYATSDGTATTIDGDYTGVTSTPITFNPGETTKTITVAINGDNKFETNETFNVNLSGATNATIADNTGVGTITNDDNQPQISIDDVSVTEGNDGTVNAIFTVSLSNPSSLPVSINYATANNTAIASSDYSTTNGTLTFNPGVTTQTISVPVIGELATEANESFFVNLSNPINATIADNQGIGTIIDNDAAGFTISSISGNTTEAGGKATFTVKLNSAPTADVTIGLTSSDTSEGKVSASSLTFSANNWNIAQTVTVTGVDDAIADGNIPYSIITAPVVSTDNKYNNLNPNDVAVTNIDNDIAGFTITPARRLQTTEAGVQASFIVKLNSQPTANVTLGLVSSDTTEGISTSSLTFTPNNWNIAQTVTVTGVDDVVVDGNIAYKILTKPAVSADSKYNRLNPVNVAVRNADNDIVEFNVINGTSVSETLVGTTQSDRIYGFGGHDTISAGLGNDQIYGDDGNDTLIGDISNNLVAGGDDFIYGGTGSDRIYGNDGNDFLYGESGNDLIFGDSGNDLLRGGLGNDVVTGGTGRDTFVFARGEGTDIIGDFQIGSDFIGLAGGLSLGQLLITQRSSQTVITLSDGEVLAALNNVNAATLQSYAASTFVTI, encoded by the coding sequence ATGGCAGACCTATATTTTTCTGAGTATGTCGAGGGTAGCAGTAACAACAAAGCACTCGAAATCTACAACGGCACTGGGGCGGCAATTGACCTCGAAGCAGCAGGTTATGCCATAGACATTTATTCCAACGGTAGCCCTACACCTATTCATACTTTCAACCTGACTGGAACCGTAGCAAATAGCGATGTCTTTGTCTTTGCACTCAATAACGGTACTAATCCAGCTATCATTGCCCAAGCTGACCAGCTGGATACCAATCAATTTAATTGGTACAACGGCGACGATGCCATTGTGCTGCGTAAAAATACAACCATTATTGACGTAATTGGTCAGATTGGCGTAGACCCAGGCACAGAGTGGGGTACTGGGCTTACCAGTACGCAAGACAATACGCTGACTCGAAATCGAAGTGTAACGGCTGGAGATACCAATCCCAATGATGCCTTTAACCCCACCGCTGAATGGCAAGGATTTCTTGTTAATACATTCAACGGTTTGGGCAGCTACTATGCTACACCAGTCCTGAATAACTCTGGCTCTGTGACGCTGCCAGCTATTAATGAGGATATACCCGACCCTAACAACATCGGCACTAAGCTCTTTGATCTAATTAGTGGCTTAGTCACAGATGTTAATAATGACCCGCAAGGAATTGCCGTAACGGGGGTAGATAACAGCAACGGCATCTGGCAATACTCACTTGACGGCGGTAGCAATTGGACAAAGTTTGGTGCAGTGTCGGATACCAACGCAACAGTGTTGGGTTGGACAAGCTTGTATACAAGTCAAGTAGGTACTGCACCAAGCAGTCAAAGGCTAACGTTTGCAAATCTTAGCGGTGCCATTCAAACTGTGGGTAGTGGTGCGACTACTCTCACTAGCCTTGCCAATAGCAACATATATACTGGCTACACTACATCGTCCTTTACCCTTGACCGAACCAAAGGCTACACCATCAACTTCAGTGTCAAAATCAACACTGAGGATCATAGCCCTGCCAGCGCACAAAAAAACCCCAGTCAAGATTCTATTGCAGATCGAGCTGGTTTCAGCATCATCGCTATTAGCTCAGACGGTCAGAAAGGTATAGAAATTGGCTTTTGGGATAATGAAATCTGGGTGCAGGATGATGGTGTTACGCCTGGTAATGGTTCAATTTTCACCCACACTGTCAATTCTGCCGAGCGCTATTTTGGCAGCACCACGACTTTAAAGGACTATTCCCTGTCGGTTCTAGGCAACAACTACACGCTTTACGCTAACGGTACGCAAATTCTGAGTGGCTTGCTACGGGACTACACCGCCTTTGTGGGATCTATAGACCCTTACGAAACTCCTAACTTTATCTTTTTAGGAGACGACACCACAAGTGCCTCTGCTAGTTTCGACTTGACACGGGTTGCAGTTCAGGTAGCAGAACCAAGAATCCGCTTCGTACCCAACGCCAACTACAACGGCACCACGCCAAATATTACCTTCCGCGCTTGGGATGGGACGGATGGGATTGTTAGCGGTACTACTGAGGTAAACGCCTCAGTAAATGGAGGTACGACACCATTTAGCAGTGCTAGCGAGACAGCCACAATTACAGTTAACCCAATCAACGATGCGCCGACGTTCGTGGCTGGGGGAAATCAAAATGCGATCGCTGGCTCTGGATTACAAACTGTAGCTGGATGGGCAAGCAATTTCAATCCTGGCGCAACGGAATCAACTCAAAGTGTCGATAGTTACATAGTTAACGTCACTAGCAACTCTGGTATTTTTGCGACTCCGCCAGCAATTGACCCGCTGACAGGCAATCTTACTTATACTCCTACTGCAACAATTGGTACAGCTACTACAGCGACAGTTCAAGTCCAAGTCAAGGATAACGGCGGCACTGCTAACGGTGGTGTCGATACCTCAGTAGCGCAAACCTTTCAAATTACCGTCAACCCTGGAACACCGACAGTTAGCATCCAGGCGATAGATGCTGATGCAGCAGAAGCGGGCGCAAATACTGGAACTTACCAGATTACTCGTACTGGCAACACAACGGGCAATTTAACTGTAAAATTTGCCGTCAGTAATAACAGTGCCACCAGTGGTGACTACACCCTAACAGATAGTAACGGCAAAGCGATCGCTATCTCGAATGGAATTGCCACCGTCACTCTATTAGATGGACAAGCGTCTTTCAATATTACTCTTAGCGCAGTTGACGACATCCAAGCGGAGGCAGCTGAAACACTAAAGTTAGATTTAGTAGCTGACGCGGCGTATGCGATCGCATCTTCCCAAAATACCGCAACCGTCACCATCCAGCAAAATGACACGGTAGTCATTAACGCCAACGACAGCGGCGAAGGTTCGCTACGACAAGCAATTATCAACGCGAACGCCCTTATTGGCACCGATACCATCGGGTTTCAAATTGGCAGTGGTTTACAGACAATTACACCCCTGTCAGCTTTACCTACCATCACCGATTCGGTAATTATTGACGGCACTACTCAGCCTGGATTTTCTGGTACTCCCATTATTCAATTAAGTGGAAGTGGGACGGGTACTGGACTGGAAATTACTGCGGGCAATAGTACAGTCCGTGGCTTAATTTTTAATGGTTTTCAGAATGGGATTGAGTTAAGCGCCGGTGGCAATAATGTTATTGCAGGCAACTTTATTGGGACGAATGCGGTGGGTAATACAGCCGCAGGTAACTCTGCCTGGGGGGTGTTTATCAACGGTTCCTCTAACAATATCATCGGGGGAACGACGGCAGGGACGCGCAACATTATTTCCGGTAACAGTGTCGGTCTGTTCGTCACTGGTAGCGGGAATCAAATCCAAGGTAACTACATCGGGACTGATGTCACTGGTAATGTTGACTTGGGCAATAGTGCTGACGGTATAAGCATCCAAGGAACCAACAACATCATTGGCGGGACGACAACCGACGCACGGAACGTCATCTCCGGCAATAATCAGAATGGTGTCAGCATTAGCCAAGCCAGTTCCACCGGAAACCAGATATTAGGGAACTACATTGGCACCAATGCTGCTGGTACTGCCGATTTAGGTAACACTCTCAATGGTGTAGAAATTCAATACGTATCCAATAACATTATCGGCGGGACAGCCGCTGGCGCAGGTAATGTTATTTCTGGTAATAACAGTAACGGTATCTGGATTACAGGCAGCACTGCTACGGGGAACCAAGTACAAGGCAACTACATTGGCACCCAAGCCGATGGTAGCAGCGCTTTAGGGAATACTTTCCGGGGAGTGTGGCTTACCGATGCTAACGATAATATCATCGGCGGGACGGCAGCAGGAACTGGGAATGCGATCGCTTTTAATGGTCAAGAAGGGGTATTGGTTAGTTCCGGCATTGGCAATGCTATCCTGGGGAACTCCATCTTCTCCAACACTAACTTAGGAATTGATCTTGGCAGTATCGGCGTAACCGCTAACGATGTTGGCGATGGTGACGCGGGGGCGAACAATCTGCAAAATTTCCCGTTGCTGACTTCTGCGGTTTTAAATGGTGTCAACACAACGGTTACAGGAACATTCAACAGCAACCCCAACGCTACATTCAGACTAGAATTTTTCTCTAACACAGCCTTAGATGCGTCTGGCAATGGAGAGGGTAAAACATTCCTTGGCTTTACCAATGTAACGACTGATGCCAGTGGTAATGGCAGCTTTACGGCTAATTTGGCGACGACGGTAGCGTTGGGTAACTTTATTACCGCAACAGCAACCAATTCCAACAACACCTCCGAGTTTTCCACCGGAATACCCGTTACCACACTTGTCAGTATTAATGCCATAGATGCTACCGCTGCTGAATCAGGCACCGATACAGGCATTTACCAGATTACTCGAACTGGTACAACGGGCAATTTGACAGTAAATCTTGCTGTTGATGGTAGCAGCAGTGCTAGCGGAAATGACTATACACTGAGTAGCGGTGGTTTGTCGGTGGTGATTCCGGATGGGAAGAGTTTTGTCAATGTTACTCTTACTGCTGTTGATGGTAATTTGCCAGAGTTAGAGGAAACGCTGCGGCTAAACTTGGCGATAGGTGCAGGTTACACCATTGATACTGATAATGATAATGCTACGGTAGCGATCGCATCCAACGACACGATTCAATACGCGATTATCACTGCTTCCCCTGCTCCCCCAACTCTAAACGAAGGTGACGCTGATAAGCAAACCGTTACCTTTACTGTCACACGCAGCGGCGGGATTGGCGTAGCAAGTACCGTTGATTATGCAATTGGTGGGACTGCTACTTCTGGCACTGACTATAACAATATTCTGGTAAATGGTGAAGGAGCTGCTCTTTCTGGCACTATTAATTTTGCTGCTGGTGAGGAGACAAAGACGATTGAATTGGATGTCTTGGGTGACACAACATTTGAACTTGATGAAAATATTTCTGTCACTCTCAGTAATCCTAACCTGACGGATGCCCCAGCAAGTTCTAAAATTACTACAGCTATAGCACAGGTAACGGTTGAAGACGATGACAATCAACCTACTATCAGCATCAACGATGTCAGCGGAACCGAAGGAAATAACGACACAACTAACGCTACCTTTACTATTAGCCTTTCTGATGCAAGTAGCGAAACTGTCACCGTAAATTACGCCACATCTGACGGTACAGCTACCACAATTGACGGAGATTACACTGGCGTTACATCAACACCAATCACCTTCAACCCTGGAGAAACAACCAAAACTATCACTGTTGCTATTAACGGTGATAATAAATTTGAGACAAATGAAACCTTTAACGTGAATCTCAGTGGTGCGACTAATGCCACCATTGCTGATAACACGGGAGTTGGTACGATTACTAATGATGATAATCAACCGCAAATTAGCATTGATGATGTCAGCGTAACTGAAGGCAACGACGGCACTGTTAATGCCATCTTCACTGTTAGCCTCTCCAACCCCAGCAGCTTACCTGTCAGCATCAACTACGCCACAGCCAATAATACTGCGATCGCTAGTAGTGACTACAGTACTACCAATGGCACCTTAACCTTCAACCCTGGAGTCACCACTCAAACCATCAGCGTTCCGGTTATTGGTGAATTGGCAACTGAAGCAAATGAAAGCTTTTTTGTCAACCTGTCCAACCCAATCAATGCCACAATTGCCGATAACCAGGGTATCGGCACCATCATCGACAACGACGCGGCTGGCTTCACCATTTCCTCGATTAGCGGTAACACTACCGAAGCCGGAGGAAAAGCCACCTTCACCGTAAAATTGAATAGCGCCCCCACCGCTGATGTCACAATTGGTTTAACCAGTTCTGACACAAGCGAAGGCAAAGTCTCGGCATCTAGCCTCACTTTCAGTGCCAATAATTGGAATATCGCCCAGACTGTAACCGTCACTGGTGTTGATGATGCGATCGCTGATGGCAATATTCCTTACAGTATCATCACTGCTCCAGTAGTTAGCACTGATAATAAATACAACAACCTTAACCCTAACGATGTCGCTGTCACCAACATCGACAATGACATTGCTGGCTTCACCATCACCCCAGCGAGGCGGCTACAAACCACCGAAGCGGGTGTCCAAGCCAGCTTCATAGTGAAACTCAATAGCCAACCCACAGCTAATGTCACCCTTGGTTTAGTCAGTTCTGATACCACCGAAGGCATTTCCACCTCTAGCCTCACCTTCACCCCGAACAACTGGAATATTGCCCAAACTGTAACTGTTACGGGTGTGGATGATGTAGTTGTTGATGGTAACATCGCTTACAAGATACTCACTAAACCAGCCGTTAGCGCTGATAGTAAATACAATCGGCTTAATCCGGTTAATGTCGCTGTTAGAAACGCGGACAACGACATCGTAGAATTTAACGTGATTAACGGCACATCAGTTTCTGAAACATTGGTGGGAACCACTCAAAGCGATCGCATCTATGGTTTTGGTGGACATGACACCATTTCCGCTGGACTAGGAAACGACCAAATTTACGGTGATGATGGCAACGACACGCTAATTGGCGATATCAGCAATAACTTGGTTGCAGGTGGCGATGACTTTATTTATGGCGGTACAGGAAGCGATCGCATCTATGGCAACGATGGCAATGATTTCCTCTACGGCGAGTCAGGAAACGATCTAATTTTCGGCGATTCTGGCAATGACCTTCTCAGAGGCGGCTTAGGCAATGATGTGGTTACGGGTGGTACTGGACGCGATACTTTTGTCTTTGCCAGAGGCGAAGGCACTGACATCATCGGCGACTTTCAAATTGGTAGTGACTTCATTGGTTTAGCTGGCGGTTTGAGTTTGGGTCAGTTGTTGATTACACAAAGAAGTAGCCAAACTGTGATTACTCTATCCGACGGTGAGGTTTTAGCAGCTTTGAATAATGTTAATGCTGCTACTCTCCAAAGCTATGCTGCCAGCACTTTTGTGACGATTTAG
- a CDS encoding DUF4347 domain-containing protein, with amino-acid sequence MQDLNQNANNQDSTNSMTEVTSTAANKQIVFIDATVADKESLAAGVASGTEVIILDSTRDGVAQITEVLANRSDIASVHIVSHGAEGNLQLGASAVNADNLQAYSNSLQQWASVLTADADILLYGCDVASGETGEAFVQQLSQLTGADVAASDDLTGSTALGGDWDLEVATGQIESALAFDAPRREAYQSVLPLSFAPKTDIGVGNSPSSVAVGDFNRDGRLDLATANQSSNNVSVLLGNATGGFAAATNFGVGSSPESVAVGDFNGDGRLDLATPNYASNNVSVLLGNATGGFAAATNFELGTRPNSVAVGDFNGDGRLDLATANQVPNNVSVLLGNATGGFAAATNFGVGNSPSSVAVGDFNGDGRLDLATANYGSSNVSVLLGNATGGFAAATNFGVGSNPSSVAVGDFNGDGRLDLATANYLSNNVSVLLGNATGGFAAATNFELGTRPYSVAVGDFNGDGRLDLVTANLVSNNVSVLLGNATGGFAAATNFGVGSNPSSVAVGDFNGDGRLDLATANSRNDTVSILLNTYTLNSAPVLNNTGNPTLTEILEDPTSNNGTLVSALIASGAGGNPITDADTGAVEGIAVIGVDNTNGTWQYSTTGGASWANFNVSATSATVLTDTANDRIRFVPNLNYNGSVADGITFRAWDATDGHASGTTGVNPGAGGGETAFSTTSETASITVTPVNDAPVAVNDSLTTSEDTPLILSQLLANDTDAEGNALTITEIAQPSNGTVVRNADGTYTYTPSANYNGTDSFTYTISDNQGGTSTATANLNVTPVNDAPTFNAGASQVVMANSGVQTVTGWATNFNPGAANESTQTLDSYIVNVVGNANIFKDAPTIDAQGNLTFTPVANLTTSTTATIEVRAKDNGGTTNGGVDTSAAKTFNITVNPEPKITISDVTLTEGNRGVSYAEFKVSLSNASSSVVSVNYATANNTAAAGSDYTATNGILTFDPGVTSKTFRVAVNGDRVDEANESFFVNLSNPSKATIADAQGVGNITDNDTAGFTITPISGNTSEAGGTASFSVKLNSKPTANVALGLASSDTTEGTLSTNTLTFTANNWNVAQAVTVKGVDDTLVDGNLAYKIVTNPAVSADSKYNNLNPLDVTVTNIDNDVATTNVINGNSLVAISETLVGTAQNDLINGYGGHDTMSGGMGSDRIYGGDGNDNLIGDTTALTGTFGGDDLIWGGTGSDRIYGGYGNDMLYGEAGNDLLWGDAGNDLLTGGTGNDILTGGAGRDTFVLAKGEGSDMITDFRVGEDLIGLAGGLSLGQVSITQRSTQTVITNNSNGELLAALNNVNAATFQSYASSTFVTI; translated from the coding sequence GTGCAAGACCTCAACCAGAACGCCAACAATCAAGACTCCACCAATTCTATGACTGAAGTTACTTCCACCGCCGCCAATAAACAGATTGTTTTCATCGATGCCACAGTTGCGGATAAAGAAAGCCTGGCGGCGGGTGTCGCATCGGGAACTGAGGTAATTATCCTTGACTCCACGCGGGATGGTGTAGCACAGATTACCGAAGTGTTGGCAAATCGCAGCGATATCGCCAGCGTTCACATTGTCTCCCACGGTGCTGAAGGCAATTTGCAACTGGGAGCGAGTGCGGTTAACGCGGATAACCTACAAGCTTACAGCAACTCTCTACAGCAGTGGGCGAGTGTTTTAACAGCGGACGCCGATATTCTTCTGTATGGTTGCGACGTAGCATCTGGAGAGACTGGGGAAGCCTTCGTGCAACAGCTGAGTCAGTTGACGGGTGCTGACGTTGCTGCTTCTGATGACTTGACGGGGAGCACGGCGCTGGGAGGTGACTGGGATTTAGAGGTAGCAACTGGGCAAATTGAGTCAGCTCTTGCCTTTGATGCACCGAGAAGGGAGGCGTACCAGTCTGTATTGCCTTTGTCATTTGCACCCAAGACTGACATTGGGGTGGGAAATAGTCCCTCTTCTGTAGCCGTAGGAGACTTCAACAGGGACGGTCGGCTCGACCTCGCCACGGCAAACCAAAGCTCCAACAACGTTTCGGTACTCTTAGGCAATGCTACGGGAGGCTTTGCTGCTGCCACTAACTTTGGGGTGGGAAGTAGTCCCGAGTCTGTAGCCGTAGGAGACTTCAACGGGGACGGTCGGCTCGACCTCGCCACACCAAACTATGCCTCTAACAACGTTTCGGTACTCTTAGGCAATGCTACGGGAGGCTTTGCTGCTGCCACTAACTTTGAGCTAGGGACACGTCCCAATTCTGTAGCCGTAGGAGACTTCAACGGGGACGGTAGGCTCGACCTCGCCACGGCAAACCAAGTCCCTAACAACGTTTCGGTACTCTTAGGCAATGCTACGGGAGGCTTTGCTGCTGCCACTAACTTTGGGGTGGGAAATAGTCCCTCTTCTGTAGCCGTAGGAGACTTCAACGGGGACGGTCGGCTCGACCTCGCCACAGCAAACTATGGCTCTAGCAACGTTTCGGTACTCTTAGGCAATGCTACGGGAGGCTTTGCTGCTGCCACTAACTTTGGGGTGGGAAGTAATCCCTCTTCTGTAGCCGTAGGAGACTTCAACGGGGACGGTCGGCTCGACCTCGCCACAGCAAATTATCTCTCTAACAACGTTTCGGTACTATTAGGCAATGCTACGGGAGGCTTTGCTGCTGCCACTAACTTTGAGCTAGGGACACGTCCCTATTCTGTAGCCGTAGGAGACTTTAACGGGGACGGTAGGCTCGACCTCGTCACGGCAAACCTTGTATCTAACAACGTTTCGGTACTCTTAGGCAATGCTACGGGAGGCTTTGCTGCTGCCACTAACTTTGGGGTGGGAAGTAATCCCTCTTCTGTAGCCGTAGGAGACTTCAACGGGGACGGTCGGCTCGACCTCGCCACGGCAAACTCTAGAAATGACACCGTTTCGATACTACTTAATACTTATACATTGAACTCTGCCCCTGTCCTCAACAACACAGGCAACCCCACCCTAACAGAAATCCTCGAAGACCCAACCAGCAACAATGGCACCCTTGTTTCTGCCCTCATCGCCAGTGGTGCTGGCGGCAACCCCATCACCGACGCTGACACGGGTGCTGTCGAAGGCATCGCCGTCATCGGTGTAGACAATACTAACGGGACCTGGCAATACTCCACCACTGGTGGTGCGAGCTGGGCTAATTTTAACGTCTCTGCTACCTCTGCCACAGTTTTAACGGATACAGCTAACGACAGGATTCGCTTCGTCCCCAATCTCAACTACAATGGCAGCGTCGCAGACGGAATCACCTTCCGCGCTTGGGATGCCACAGACGGACACGCCAGTGGCACTACCGGGGTCAACCCTGGTGCTGGTGGTGGCGAAACCGCCTTCAGTACCACTTCAGAAACAGCGAGTATCACCGTCACCCCCGTCAACGACGCCCCCGTCGCTGTCAACGACAGCCTCACCACCAGCGAAGACACGCCACTCATCCTCTCGCAACTGCTAGCTAACGACACCGATGCCGAGGGCAATGCCCTGACCATCACCGAAATTGCCCAGCCCAGCAACGGCACAGTGGTGAGGAATGCTGATGGCACCTACACCTACACCCCCAGCGCCAACTACAACGGCACTGACAGCTTCACCTACACCATCAGCGACAACCAAGGCGGCACTTCCACCGCCACGGCAAATCTTAACGTCACTCCCGTCAACGATGCCCCTACCTTCAATGCAGGCGCTTCTCAAGTCGTCATGGCAAATTCGGGAGTGCAAACCGTTACCGGATGGGCTACTAATTTTAATCCGGGTGCAGCCAACGAATCTACTCAAACACTTGACAGCTACATAGTTAATGTAGTGGGCAACGCAAATATTTTTAAAGACGCACCCACCATCGATGCTCAGGGCAACCTGACATTCACCCCAGTTGCTAACCTTACCACCAGCACCACTGCAACCATCGAAGTCCGCGCCAAAGATAACGGCGGAACCACCAATGGTGGCGTCGATACCTCAGCGGCAAAGACTTTCAACATTACCGTCAACCCAGAACCGAAGATTACCATCAGTGATGTCACCCTTACTGAAGGCAACAGAGGTGTCAGCTATGCTGAGTTCAAAGTTTCGCTTTCCAACGCCAGCAGCAGTGTTGTCAGTGTCAACTACGCTACCGCTAACAACACAGCTGCTGCTGGCAGCGACTACACCGCCACCAACGGCATCTTAACTTTTGATCCCGGTGTCACTAGCAAAACCTTCCGGGTAGCTGTCAATGGTGACAGGGTGGATGAAGCAAATGAAAGCTTTTTTGTCAACCTGTCTAATCCCAGCAAAGCCACAATTGCGGATGCTCAAGGAGTCGGAAATATCACCGATAACGACACCGCAGGTTTCACCATCACCCCAATCAGCGGCAATACTAGCGAAGCAGGTGGTACGGCAAGCTTCAGCGTCAAACTAAATAGCAAACCGACTGCTAACGTGGCTCTAGGTTTAGCCAGTTCCGACACCACCGAAGGCACTCTTTCCACAAATACGCTCACTTTCACGGCGAATAACTGGAATGTGGCGCAAGCTGTCACCGTTAAAGGTGTTGACGATACGCTGGTTGATGGTAATCTTGCTTACAAGATCGTTACTAACCCGGCTGTTAGCGCTGACAGTAAATATAACAACCTGAATCCGCTTGATGTCACTGTCACCAACATCGACAACGATGTTGCCACCACCAACGTTATCAATGGCAATAGTTTAGTTGCCATTTCCGAAACGTTGGTAGGAACAGCTCAAAACGACCTGATTAACGGTTATGGCGGTCACGATACCATGAGTGGTGGTATGGGTAGCGATCGCATCTACGGCGGCGATGGCAACGATAACTTAATCGGCGATACTACTGCTCTAACGGGAACTTTTGGTGGCGACGATCTGATTTGGGGCGGTACGGGAAGCGATCGCATCTACGGTGGTTATGGCAATGATATGCTGTACGGCGAAGCTGGAAACGACCTTCTTTGGGGCGACGCTGGCAACGACTTACTCACTGGCGGTACTGGTAACGATATTCTTACAGGTGGTGCTGGACGCGATACTTTTGTCCTAGCTAAGGGTGAAGGTAGCGATATGATTACTGACTTCCGAGTTGGTGAAGATTTGATTGGTTTAGCTGGTGGTTTAAGTTTAGGTCAGGTGTCAATTACGCAAAGAAGCACTCAAACTGTGATTACTAATAACTCCAATGGTGAGTTGTTAGCCGCTTTGAATAATGTTAATGCTGCTACTTTCCAAAGCTACGCTTCCAGCACTTTCGTAACTATCTAA